The proteins below come from a single Procambarus clarkii isolate CNS0578487 chromosome 54, FALCON_Pclarkii_2.0, whole genome shotgun sequence genomic window:
- the LOC138352714 gene encoding uncharacterized protein gives MATGMNMTTGTGTWQQGAGTWQQGREHDNRGGNMTTGAGTWQQGREHGNRNGNMATGSGNMTTGSGNMATGSGNMATGSGNMATGTGTWQQEREHGNREREHDNRKREHGNREREHDNREREHDNRSGNMTTGAGT, from the coding sequence ATGGCAACAGGGATGAACATGACAACAGGAACGGGAACATGGCAACAGGGAGCGGGAACATGGCAACAGGGACGGGAACATGACAACAGGGGCGGGAACATGACAACAGGAGCGGGAACATGGCAACAGGGACGGGAACATGGCAACAGGAACGGGAACATGGCAACAGGGAGCGGGAACATGACAACAGGAAGCGGGAACATGGCAACAGGGAGCGGGAACATGGCAACAGGGAGCGGGAACATGGCAACAGGGACGGGAACATGGCAACAGGAACGGGAACATGGCAACAGGGAGCGGGAACATGACAACAGGAAGCGGGAACATGGCAACAGGGAGCGGGAACATGACAACAGGGAGCGGGAACATGACAACAGGAGCGGGAACATGACAACAGGAGCGGGAACATGA
- the LOC138352715 gene encoding polyglutamine-binding protein 1-like yields MEREHDNREREHDKGEREHDNREREHDNREREHDKGEREHDNREREHDNREREHDNREREHDNREREHDNRKREHDNRKREHDNRTGNMTTGSGNMATGSGNMTTGSGNMTTGSGNMTTGSGNMTTGSGNMTTGTGT; encoded by the coding sequence ATGGAGCGGGAACATGACAACAGGGAGCGGGAACATGACAAAGGGGAGCGGGAACATGACAACAGGGAGCGGGAACATGACAACAGGGAGCGAGAACATGACAAAGGGGAGCGGGAACATGACAACAGGGAGCGGGAACATGACAACAGGGAGCGGGAACATGACAACAGGGAGCGAGAACATGACAACAGGGAGCGGGAACATGACAACAGGAAGCGGGAACATGACAACAGGAAGCGGGAACATGACAACAGGACCGGGAACATGACAACAGGGAGCGGGAACATGGCAACAGGGAGCGGGAACATGACAACAGGGAGCGGGAACATGACAACAGGAAGCGGGAACATGACAACAGGGAGCGGGAACATGACAACAGGGAGCGGGAACATGACAACAGGAACAGGAACATAG